The sequence below is a genomic window from Flavobacterium sediminilitoris.
TACAATTTATAGTACAAATATAAATGACAAGTAAAATAGTTGAATGATTTGTGTTTAAATATTATCATTATTTATTTTTTTAAATAAATAATTGGCTATTTTTATTTTTTTTAACACAACACAACGTATTATGATACAAAAAATACTTAAAATGTGTTTTTTTATTCTTTTTGCATCATTTTCTTTCGCTCAAACAAAAGATGATATTCCTAAAATTATAAAAAAATATGATATTGAAAAAATTAAAATCAGGTCTGTTTTCTTTGAAAAGTTAGAAAAGCAAGAAAAAGAAGAAGCAATTAAAGTTGCTAAAATAGAAGGATGGCCAATAATTGTTGAGAAAGTTGATGGTACTTTTGAGGAGTTAATGAAATTAACACCTGATGGATATCCGGTTTATTATTCAAACACAAATGTTAATGCAGCAAAATCTACTAGAGCGAATCATTTAAATAGTGGAGGGAGTTTGGGGTTGAATTTGAATGGACAAGGAATGGTAGCAAGAGTTTGGGATGGAGGAACTGTTAGACGGACTCATAGTTTATTTGAAAATAGAGTTATAACGGTTGATGATGCTACAGGAACAACATATAGTCCTCATGCAACACACGTAACAGGAACTGTAATTGCGTCTGATGCTTCAGCTACAGCAAAAGGAATGGCTTTTCAGGCTACAGCAAGAACATTTAATTGGACAAATGATGAGAGTGAGGCAGCAAATGAAGCATTAGGAGGAATGTTAATATCTAATCATTCATACGGAATTCCTGTAACTAGTTCTACAGGAACAGTTCAGCCAGCATGGTATATTGGAGCATATACTTCAGGATCTAGAAATTGGGATGAAATAGCTTATTTAGCACCATATTTTTTGCCAGTAATGTCTGCTGGGAATGAAGGAAATAATAATGATAATGTGAACCCGATAGCTTTTGGTTTTGATAAGTTAACAGGAGATAAAACATCTAAAAATAGTTTGATTGTTGCTAACGGTAGAGACGCTAATGTTTCAGTTGATGGAACTTTAATTAGTGTACAGATTAATTCTTCTAGTAGTCAAGGTCCTACTGATGATAGAAGAATAAAACCAGACATTACAGGTAATGGAACAGCGTTAACATCTACAGATAGTTCAAGCGATATAGCTACTTCTTCTAGAACAGGAACATCTATGGCAAGTCCTAATGTAGCAGGTACTTTGCTGTTATTACAACAACATAATAGAAATATAACGAATAATTTTTTAAAAGCAGCTACATTAAAAGGATTGGCTTGCCATACTGCTGCTGATGCTGGGAATGTGGGGCCAGATGCAAATTTTGGTTGGGGATTATTAAATGCTAAAAAAGCAGCTGAAGTATTGACGAATAATGGTTTGGATTCATGGGTTTCGGAAGAAAATTTATTGCAAGGACAAACATTTTCTAAGACAGTTATATCTGATGGTGTAAACCCTTTAATAGCTTCAATTACTTGGACTGATCTACCTGGAGAAGCAAATAATGGTAATCGTCCAGATAATGATCCTACTCCTGCATTAGTAAATAATTTAGATATTAAAATCACGAAAGATGGAGTAATATATTATCCTTGGAAACTGCAAAATAATCCAAATGATTTAGCAATTAGAAGTGAAGATAATGATGTTGATAATGTAGAACAAATTAAAATTGATGCTCCTGTTGCTGGTGAGTATCAAATAACAATAACGCATAAAGGAAATTTAGTTAATAATAACCAAGACTTTTCATTAGTTATTACAGGTATATCATCAAATTTTTCATTAATATCTAAGTCAGATGATTTAACGGTTTGTGATAATTCGGATGCTGTTTACTTGTTTGATTATAAGCAGAATGGAACAGGAACAACAATGTTTTCCGCAGTCGATTTACCAAATGGAGCAATTGCTACTTTTAATCCAGCTAGTCTTAGTACGAATGGAGTAGTTACTATGACTATATCAGGACTTGTTAATGTTGTTCCTGATGAATATAGAATAGGTGTTTTAGGAGATAACGGGTTTGAGACAGAAGCAAGGTATAAAACATTGGAGATCTACTCTGCGGTTTTTCAACCTATTGTTTTAAATTCGCCTTCAAATTCACAAAACACTCTTGCTCCTTCATTAGTATTAGAATGGGAAGGTAACAATAATGCAGAATCTTATAATTTAGAGGTTTCAACATCGTCTAATTTTGCAACATTACTTGTTAATGAAGTAGTATCTGTTACAAATTATTTGTTGGAAGGTTTAAATGAAGAAACAACCTATTATTGGAGAGTAATTCCTTCCAATAGATGTGGAATTGGTTCTAATACTAATGCAAATGTTTTTAACTTTAAAACAGGGAAATTGATATGTGGATTTTCATTTATAGCAAATGATTTTTCAGATGCAGTAATAGCTACTGTGGCAAATAGCTCTGCTTCAGTTCCAATTGAAGTTACAGGAGGATTATTGATAGGCGATATTAATGTTGATTTGGATATTTCACATACCTATGTTCAAGATGCAACTTATTATTTAGAAGGACCTGCTTCAATAGGAAGTCCGGTAATTACGTTGTTTAGTCAACCATGCGGAAGTGGCAACGATATTAATTGTACACTAGATGATTCAGGTACGGATTTAACATGTAACCAATCTGATCCAACAATAACAGGTATTGTGAGGCCTTATGAAACTTTAAGTGAATTAAATGGACTAAGTGCTGATGGTACTTGGATATTAAGAGTAGAAGATCCGTTTAATGGAGATGGAGGAAGTATTAATGGCGTAACATTGTCTTTTTGTAATTTAGAAGAATCTTTAAATATAAGAAAGAATATTTTATCAGATATTAATATATATCCTAATCCTGCAAAAAATAGTATTAATGTTGATTTGAATAATTCTTTGGAAGGAGAAACAAATTTTGCATTATATGATATCCAAGGGCGATTGATGTTGAAAAATAAATCTTCTGATATCAATATTATATTAAGTGTTGAGACATTAATAGATGGAGTTTATTTCTTAACTCTTGAGAATGGAGATAATAAAACAACAAGAAAAATTATTATAAAGAAGTAATTTACATTTAATTCATGTATAAAAAAAGGACTTTTAAAGTCCTTTTTTTATACATGAATAATTTCTTCATCAATTAATAATTCTTCTCTACGAAATCGAAGAAAAATTTGAGCAACAGCAATTACATCTTTTTCGCAATATGTAATAATGCGATCTATATCTTTTTCTACATAAAAAACATAAGCTACTTCAC
It includes:
- a CDS encoding S8 family serine peptidase, which translates into the protein MIQKILKMCFFILFASFSFAQTKDDIPKIIKKYDIEKIKIRSVFFEKLEKQEKEEAIKVAKIEGWPIIVEKVDGTFEELMKLTPDGYPVYYSNTNVNAAKSTRANHLNSGGSLGLNLNGQGMVARVWDGGTVRRTHSLFENRVITVDDATGTTYSPHATHVTGTVIASDASATAKGMAFQATARTFNWTNDESEAANEALGGMLISNHSYGIPVTSSTGTVQPAWYIGAYTSGSRNWDEIAYLAPYFLPVMSAGNEGNNNDNVNPIAFGFDKLTGDKTSKNSLIVANGRDANVSVDGTLISVQINSSSSQGPTDDRRIKPDITGNGTALTSTDSSSDIATSSRTGTSMASPNVAGTLLLLQQHNRNITNNFLKAATLKGLACHTAADAGNVGPDANFGWGLLNAKKAAEVLTNNGLDSWVSEENLLQGQTFSKTVISDGVNPLIASITWTDLPGEANNGNRPDNDPTPALVNNLDIKITKDGVIYYPWKLQNNPNDLAIRSEDNDVDNVEQIKIDAPVAGEYQITITHKGNLVNNNQDFSLVITGISSNFSLISKSDDLTVCDNSDAVYLFDYKQNGTGTTMFSAVDLPNGAIATFNPASLSTNGVVTMTISGLVNVVPDEYRIGVLGDNGFETEARYKTLEIYSAVFQPIVLNSPSNSQNTLAPSLVLEWEGNNNAESYNLEVSTSSNFATLLVNEVVSVTNYLLEGLNEETTYYWRVIPSNRCGIGSNTNANVFNFKTGKLICGFSFIANDFSDAVIATVANSSASVPIEVTGGLLIGDINVDLDISHTYVQDATYYLEGPASIGSPVITLFSQPCGSGNDINCTLDDSGTDLTCNQSDPTITGIVRPYETLSELNGLSADGTWILRVEDPFNGDGGSINGVTLSFCNLEESLNIRKNILSDINIYPNPAKNSINVDLNNSLEGETNFALYDIQGRLMLKNKSSDINIILSVETLIDGVYFLTLENGDNKTTRKIIIKK